Proteins found in one Amphiura filiformis chromosome 14, Afil_fr2py, whole genome shotgun sequence genomic segment:
- the LOC140169251 gene encoding uncharacterized protein: MEHLEQIAIRTAPHPPVWWYRYVDDTHTKLKKEYAEEFTDHLNSLDPDIKFTTEGEEDRSLAFLDTSTVIQADGSLEIKIYRKPTHTDQYLHFSSNHPLEHKFGVIQTLFHRAESVITKPQAVVEEKQHITQALTKCGYPEWAFNKINKPKSAKSNHNRDSTVTSKGQVVLPYIKGISEALRRNFQKVGIRVTFKPTRTLRQFLVAPKDKTDKKDVTGPVYMIPCQGQTTRGTCQESYIGETERSLKTRFLEHRRPSTTSSEVSNHIHIESPGHHVDLDKVQILDREPRWFERGVKEAIHIRANQPSLNKDGGRYKLPDGL; encoded by the coding sequence ATGGAACATTTAGAgcaaatagccattagaacagcACCCCACCCCCCGGTGTGGTGGTATCGCTACGTCGACGACACGCACACGAAACTCAAGAAGGAGTACGCGGAGGAATTTACAGACCATCTTAACTCATTAGACCCAGACATCAAATTCACAACTGAAGGAGAGGAGGATAGATCATTAGCGTTCCTGGACACTTCCACTGTGATCCAAGCTGAcggcagcttagaaataaaaatcTACCGCAAGCCAACCCACACAGATCAATATCTGCATTTCTCCTCTAACCACCCTTTAGAACATAAATTTGGGGTAATCCAGACCTTGTTTCACCGTGCGGAGTCTGTGATCACTAAACCCCAAGCTGTGGTAGAAGAAAAACAGCACATAACGCAAGCTCTCACTAAGTGCGGCTACCCCGAATGGGCGTTCAACAAAATCAACAAACCCAAGAGCGCGAAATCCAACCACAACAGGGACAGTACTGTTACATCTAAAGGACAGGTGGTGTTACCTTACATCAAAGGAATTTCGGAAGCACTTCGCAGAAACTTCCAGAAAGTTGGTATAAGAGTGACATTTAAACCTACAAGAACATTGCGCCAATTTTTAGTGGCGCCAAAGGACAAAACCGATAAAAAGGACGTCACTGGTCCGGTGTATATGATTCCATGCCAGGGGCAGACCACAAGAGGAACCTGCCAAGAATCATACATCGGTGAGACGGAACGTTCTCTTAAAACCAGATTTTTAGAACACAGACGTCCAAGCACCACTTCGTCCGAGGTTTCCAACCACATCCATATTGAGTCACCGGGCCACCACGTTGACTTGGACAAAGTCCAAATTTTGGATAGGGAGCCCCGCTGGTTCGAGAGGGGAGTTAAGGAAGCCATAcacatcagggccaaccaaccatctctgaacaagGACGGAGGGCGCTACAAGCTGCCAGATGGTCTATGA